The Streptomyces sp. RKAG293 genome includes a region encoding these proteins:
- a CDS encoding NADP-dependent oxidoreductase — MKAVSYRSYGGPEALEYGDRPDPKVGPDTVLIKVRAAAVNPVDWKAQAGYLDSMLDAVYPVIPGWDVSGVVVRTGPDAPEFEEGDEVIGYVREDFLSRGTFAEYVGAPVRTLARKPSNLSFEQAAGLPLAGLTAYQTLLGELNVGKGDTVLIHAAAGGVGSMAVQLAKHVGARVIGTAGEHNHEYLRGLGAEPVTYGDGLADRVRALAPDGVHAVLDLVGGDALTVSPGLLADADSGRLVSIADPAVLGMGGRFQWVRPDAADLSALSDLAEAGVITVEVAATFPLERTADAQRLNAEGHTRGKIVVTM, encoded by the coding sequence ATGAAGGCCGTCAGTTACCGCAGCTACGGAGGGCCCGAGGCCCTGGAGTACGGCGACCGCCCCGACCCCAAGGTCGGACCGGACACCGTCCTGATCAAGGTCAGGGCCGCGGCCGTCAACCCCGTCGACTGGAAGGCGCAGGCCGGCTACCTGGACTCGATGCTCGACGCGGTCTACCCCGTCATTCCCGGCTGGGACGTCTCCGGCGTCGTCGTCAGGACCGGTCCCGACGCCCCCGAGTTCGAGGAGGGCGACGAGGTCATCGGCTATGTGCGCGAGGACTTCCTGTCCCGTGGCACGTTCGCCGAGTACGTCGGCGCCCCGGTCCGCACGCTGGCCCGCAAGCCGTCCAACCTCAGCTTCGAGCAGGCCGCGGGCCTTCCGCTGGCGGGCCTCACCGCCTACCAGACGCTCCTCGGCGAGCTGAACGTCGGCAAGGGCGACACGGTCCTCATCCACGCCGCGGCGGGCGGGGTCGGCTCCATGGCCGTCCAGCTCGCCAAGCACGTCGGCGCCCGGGTGATCGGCACCGCGGGCGAGCACAACCACGAGTACCTGCGCGGGCTGGGCGCGGAACCGGTGACCTACGGGGACGGCCTCGCCGACCGCGTACGGGCGCTGGCCCCCGACGGCGTGCACGCCGTACTGGACCTGGTCGGCGGCGACGCCCTGACCGTCTCCCCGGGCCTGCTCGCCGACGCCGACAGCGGCCGGCTGGTCTCCATCGCCGACCCGGCGGTGCTGGGCATGGGCGGCCGGTTCCAGTGGGTCCGCCCGGACGCCGCGGACCTCTCGGCGCTCAGCGACCTCGCCGAGGCCGGTGTCATCACCGTGGAGGTCGCCGCCACGTTCCCGCTGGAGCGGACGGCGGACGCACAGCGGCTCAACGCCGAGGGCCACACCCGCGGCAAGATCGTCGTCACCATGTGA
- a CDS encoding FCD domain-containing protein, whose translation MPQQGESGGLHARVLAELGPAIASGGYPPGTVLRIDELEVRYGVSRTVVREAVRVLEAMHLVETRRRVGVTVRRTEEWNVFDPAVIRWRLAGADRPRQLRSLTMLRTAVEPVAAGLAAQAATPGQCRELTVLASDMAAAGRAADLGEYLVHDVAFHRVMLQASGNEMFARLGDVVAEVLTGRTEHHVMFTAPDPEAVTLHVRVAEAVRARDAAGAESLMREICVGALRELDILAP comes from the coding sequence ATGCCTCAGCAGGGAGAGAGCGGCGGCCTGCACGCCCGCGTACTGGCCGAACTCGGGCCCGCCATCGCCTCGGGCGGCTACCCGCCCGGCACGGTGCTGCGCATCGACGAACTCGAAGTGCGGTACGGGGTGTCACGCACCGTCGTCCGCGAGGCCGTCCGCGTCCTGGAGGCCATGCACCTGGTCGAGACCCGCCGCCGGGTCGGCGTCACGGTGCGGCGCACCGAGGAGTGGAACGTCTTCGACCCGGCGGTCATCCGCTGGCGGCTGGCCGGTGCGGACCGCCCCCGCCAGCTGCGCTCGCTGACGATGCTGCGCACCGCCGTCGAGCCGGTGGCCGCCGGGCTCGCCGCCCAGGCCGCCACGCCGGGCCAGTGCCGGGAACTGACGGTGCTCGCGTCCGATATGGCCGCGGCCGGCCGCGCCGCGGACCTGGGCGAGTACCTGGTGCACGACGTCGCGTTCCACCGCGTCATGCTCCAGGCCTCGGGCAACGAGATGTTCGCCCGGCTCGGCGACGTCGTGGCCGAGGTGCTGACCGGCCGCACCGAACACCATGTGATGTTCACGGCCCCCGACCCCGAGGCGGTCACCCTGCACGTACGGGTCGCCGAGGCGGTCCGGGCGCGGGACGCGGCGGGCGCGGAGAGCCTGATGCGGGAGATCTGCGTGGGCGCGCTGCGCGAACTGGACATCCTGGCGCCGTAG
- a CDS encoding gluconokinase, GntK/IdnK-type codes for MTAEPAQHQPQHQPQHQPIPPVVVVMGVSGSGKSTVGGLLAERLGVPYAEADDFHPPANIAKMSAGHPLDDTDREPWLDAIAAWVAEREGLGGVVSCSALRRRYRDRLRAAAPRLFFLHLDGPPEVIAARLAARMQHFMPPGLLRSQLDALEPLGEDEIGTAGAVVTIDGGPQQIAERAYAALPR; via the coding sequence ATGACTGCCGAACCTGCGCAGCACCAGCCACAGCACCAGCCGCAGCACCAGCCGATCCCTCCGGTCGTCGTCGTCATGGGCGTGTCCGGATCGGGCAAGTCCACGGTCGGCGGCCTGCTCGCCGAACGGCTGGGGGTCCCCTACGCCGAGGCGGACGACTTCCACCCGCCGGCGAACATCGCCAAGATGTCGGCCGGCCATCCGCTGGACGACACCGACCGCGAGCCGTGGCTGGACGCCATCGCCGCCTGGGTCGCCGAACGCGAGGGGCTGGGCGGTGTGGTCAGCTGTTCCGCCCTGCGCCGCCGCTACCGCGACCGGCTCCGCGCCGCCGCCCCCCGGCTGTTCTTCCTGCACCTGGACGGGCCGCCCGAGGTGATCGCCGCGCGGCTCGCGGCCCGCATGCAGCACTTCATGCCGCCCGGCCTGCTGCGCTCGCAACTCGACGCCCTCGAACCGTTGGGCGAGGACGAAATCGGCACCGCCGGTGCCGTCGTCACGATCGACGGCGGCCCGCAGCAGATCGCCGAGCGCGCGTACGCCGCGCTCCCCCGCTGA
- a CDS encoding gluconate:H+ symporter — MSALSVELLAATTAPPITSAGDTQVGIAALVGIAVIIVLITRWKVHAFLALTIGSLVLGAVAGAPLAKAVTSFTTGLGSTVAGVGVLIALGAVLGKLLADSGGADQIVDTILARTSERRMPWAMAGIAGLIGLPLFFEVGIVLLIPVVLLVARRGNYSLMRVGIPALAGLSVMHGLVPPHPGPLAAIDAIHADLGTTLALGVLVALPTLAIAGPLFGRVADRWVKVDPPENLTPARASDKLEHRPSFAATVCTMLLPVALMLAKALVDVIVDDKQSLVFRIFDVVGTPLIALLAAVVLAMFTMGRAAGFTKERISSTVEKSLAPIAGILLIVGAGGGFKQTLIDAGVGNMILNWSDSWNISPLLLAWLIAVLIRVATGSATVATISAAGLVAPLAADMSTTHAALLVLAVGAGSLFFSHVNDAGFWLVKEYFGMDVPQTLKSWSTMETVISVVALGFVLLLSLVL; from the coding sequence GTGTCTGCACTCAGCGTCGAGTTGCTGGCCGCGACGACCGCGCCGCCCATCACCTCCGCCGGTGACACCCAGGTCGGCATCGCCGCACTCGTCGGCATCGCCGTCATCATCGTCCTGATCACCCGCTGGAAGGTGCACGCCTTCCTCGCCCTCACCATCGGCTCGCTCGTGCTCGGCGCGGTGGCGGGCGCACCGCTGGCGAAGGCCGTCACGAGCTTCACGACGGGCCTCGGCTCGACGGTCGCGGGGGTCGGCGTGCTCATCGCGCTCGGCGCCGTCCTCGGCAAGCTGCTGGCGGACTCGGGCGGCGCCGACCAGATCGTCGACACCATCCTGGCCCGCACCAGCGAGCGCCGGATGCCGTGGGCGATGGCGGGGATCGCGGGCCTGATCGGGCTGCCGCTCTTCTTCGAGGTCGGCATCGTGCTGCTGATCCCGGTGGTGCTGCTGGTCGCCCGGCGCGGCAACTACTCGCTGATGCGGGTCGGCATACCGGCACTGGCCGGGCTCTCCGTCATGCACGGCCTGGTGCCGCCGCACCCCGGTCCGCTCGCCGCCATCGACGCCATCCACGCCGACCTCGGCACCACCCTGGCGCTCGGCGTCCTCGTCGCGCTGCCCACCCTCGCCATCGCGGGGCCGCTCTTCGGCCGGGTGGCCGACCGCTGGGTGAAGGTCGACCCGCCGGAGAACCTCACCCCGGCCCGCGCCTCGGACAAGCTGGAGCACCGCCCCAGCTTCGCCGCGACGGTGTGCACGATGCTGCTGCCGGTGGCACTGATGCTCGCCAAGGCGCTGGTGGACGTCATCGTCGACGACAAGCAGAGCCTGGTCTTCCGGATCTTCGACGTGGTCGGCACACCGCTGATCGCGCTGCTCGCCGCCGTCGTCCTGGCCATGTTCACCATGGGCCGCGCGGCCGGGTTCACCAAGGAACGGATCTCGTCGACCGTCGAGAAGTCGCTCGCCCCGATCGCCGGGATCCTGCTCATCGTCGGTGCGGGCGGCGGGTTCAAGCAGACGCTGATCGACGCCGGGGTCGGCAACATGATCCTCAACTGGTCGGACAGCTGGAACATCTCACCGCTGCTGCTCGCCTGGCTGATCGCCGTCCTCATCCGGGTCGCCACCGGCTCCGCGACCGTCGCGACGATCTCCGCGGCCGGCCTGGTGGCACCACTCGCGGCCGACATGTCGACAACTCATGCGGCGCTGCTGGTACTCGCCGTCGGAGCGGGCTCGCTGTTCTTCTCGCATGTCAACGACGCCGGGTTCTGGCTCGTGAAGGAGTACTTCGGGATGGATGTCCCGCAGACCCTCAAGTCCTGGTCGACGATGGAGACAGTGATCTCTGTGGTGGCCCTAGGCTTCGTCCTGCTGCTCTCGCTCGTTCTGTAG
- a CDS encoding MarR family transcriptional regulator — MSATTNVPTKLELLELLAAIGTAQWRDFAAAAAHHGLTSTQAKVLAQLDGPLPMRGLAALLVCDASNVTGIVDRLEARSLVRREADPADRRVKNVVATDEGRDTIRRVREEMQATHGALDALDEDESATLYALLGRLRPAMENNA; from the coding sequence ATGAGCGCCACCACGAACGTCCCGACCAAGCTCGAGCTCCTGGAGCTGCTGGCCGCCATCGGCACCGCCCAGTGGCGGGATTTCGCGGCCGCCGCCGCCCACCACGGCCTCACCTCCACCCAGGCCAAGGTCCTCGCCCAGCTCGACGGGCCGCTGCCGATGCGCGGTCTCGCGGCGCTGCTGGTGTGCGACGCGTCGAACGTCACCGGGATCGTGGACCGGCTGGAGGCGCGGTCGCTCGTCCGCCGCGAGGCGGACCCCGCCGACCGGCGGGTCAAGAACGTCGTGGCGACCGACGAGGGCCGCGACACCATCCGGCGCGTGCGCGAGGAGATGCAGGCGACGCACGGCGCGCTCGACGCCCTGGACGAGGACGAGAGCGCGACGCTCTACGCCCTGCTGGGACGGCTCCGCCCGGCGATGGAGAACAACGCCTGA
- a CDS encoding glucarate dehydratase family protein → MTVTEVRLTPILIADPPLLNAQGVHQPFTPRLIIEVVTADGTVGIGETYGDSRYLELAAPLGKALPGHAVSDLNGLFTLAEQVCGDPGDVSDSVDVGGLRGVQTADKLRLSVISGFEVACLDALGKILGLPVHTLLGGKVRDTVEYSAYLFYRWAHHPGADTPRDDWGAALDPAGVVAQARRFADTYGFASFKLKGGVFPPDEEIAAVRALAEEFPGQPLRLDPNGAWSVETSLRVAAELGDVLEYLEDPASTTARMAEVAAGTEVPLATNMCVTTFPEIREAFATGAVQVVLSDHHYWGGLRNTRELAAICRTFGVGLSMHSNTHLGISLAAMTHVAATVPNLDYACDSHYPWQTDDVITSRHVFTDGRLTVSDAPGLGVELDRDALRVLHQRWLDDDGTMRDRDDAAAMRLADPGWQTPTVPRW, encoded by the coding sequence CTGACGGTGACGGAGGTCAGGCTCACCCCGATCCTGATCGCCGACCCGCCGCTGCTCAACGCCCAGGGCGTGCACCAGCCCTTCACCCCGCGCCTGATCATCGAGGTGGTCACCGCCGACGGCACGGTCGGCATCGGCGAGACGTACGGCGACAGCCGGTACCTGGAGCTTGCCGCGCCCCTGGGCAAGGCACTGCCCGGCCATGCGGTCAGCGATCTGAACGGGCTGTTCACGCTCGCCGAGCAGGTCTGCGGCGACCCCGGCGACGTCTCCGACTCCGTCGACGTGGGCGGGCTGCGCGGGGTGCAGACCGCCGACAAGCTGCGGCTCTCCGTCATCTCCGGGTTCGAGGTCGCCTGCCTCGACGCGCTCGGCAAGATCCTCGGCCTGCCCGTGCACACCCTGCTCGGCGGCAAGGTCCGCGACACCGTCGAGTACAGCGCGTACCTCTTCTACCGCTGGGCGCACCACCCCGGCGCGGACACGCCTCGGGACGACTGGGGCGCCGCGCTCGACCCGGCCGGCGTCGTCGCCCAGGCCCGCCGCTTCGCCGACACGTACGGGTTCGCCTCCTTCAAGCTGAAGGGCGGCGTCTTCCCGCCCGACGAGGAGATCGCCGCCGTCAGGGCGCTGGCCGAGGAGTTCCCCGGTCAGCCGCTGCGGCTGGACCCCAACGGCGCCTGGTCCGTGGAGACGTCGCTGCGGGTCGCCGCCGAACTCGGCGACGTCCTCGAGTACCTGGAGGACCCGGCCAGCACCACCGCCCGCATGGCGGAGGTCGCGGCCGGCACCGAGGTGCCGCTGGCCACCAACATGTGCGTGACGACCTTCCCGGAGATCCGGGAGGCCTTCGCGACGGGCGCCGTCCAGGTCGTCCTGTCCGACCACCACTACTGGGGCGGGCTGCGCAACACCCGTGAACTGGCCGCGATCTGCCGTACCTTCGGCGTCGGCCTGTCCATGCACTCCAACACCCACCTGGGGATCAGCCTCGCCGCCATGACCCACGTGGCCGCGACCGTCCCCAACCTCGACTACGCCTGCGACTCGCACTACCCCTGGCAGACCGACGACGTCATCACGTCCCGGCACGTCTTCACCGACGGCCGGCTCACCGTCTCCGACGCGCCCGGCCTCGGCGTCGAACTCGACCGCGACGCCCTCAGGGTCCTCCACCAGCGGTGGCTGGACGACGACGGCACGATGCGGGACCGCGACGACGCGGCAGCCATGCGCCTGGCCGACCCGGGGTGGCAGACGCCGACGGTGCCGCGCTGGTGA
- a CDS encoding DUF202 domain-containing protein: MIVFVRALPGRLRAGVSAVGLWFSPARVQAEGETPDYRFSLANERTFLAWIRTALALIGGGFAVDQFLPDLPRTVRVVLALALLAGGAMCAVRAVNYWVRCERAMRRNEDLPLSRFPTLLAVLVAGIAVVMVAIVLLGRAG, encoded by the coding sequence GTGATCGTCTTCGTACGGGCGCTGCCCGGCAGGCTGCGGGCCGGGGTGTCGGCGGTCGGGCTGTGGTTCTCGCCGGCCCGGGTGCAGGCGGAGGGCGAGACGCCCGACTACCGGTTCTCGCTGGCCAACGAGCGCACGTTCCTGGCCTGGATCAGGACCGCGCTGGCGCTGATCGGCGGCGGCTTCGCGGTGGACCAGTTCCTGCCGGACCTGCCGCGGACCGTCCGGGTCGTTCTGGCGCTGGCGCTGCTGGCGGGCGGCGCGATGTGCGCGGTGCGGGCCGTCAACTACTGGGTGCGGTGCGAGCGGGCCATGCGCCGGAACGAGGACCTGCCGCTCTCCCGCTTCCCGACGCTGCTGGCCGTGCTCGTCGCGGGCATCGCGGTGGTCATGGTGGCGATCGTGCTGCTGGGCCGGGCGGGTTAG
- a CDS encoding DUF202 domain-containing protein: MSEPPVGVRDRDPGLQPERTRLAWRRTTLSCAVAAVLAGRQAVHRGLSGVGIVGVALGALVWLAFLLVAQRRIRLMDAPRPPVMTSRAAAAVVGCTVALAVFGAAVLW; the protein is encoded by the coding sequence GTGTCCGAGCCGCCGGTGGGAGTGCGGGACCGCGATCCCGGTCTGCAGCCGGAGCGGACCCGGCTGGCCTGGCGGCGGACGACCCTGTCGTGCGCGGTCGCCGCGGTGCTCGCGGGCCGGCAGGCGGTCCACCGGGGGCTGTCGGGCGTGGGGATCGTGGGAGTGGCGCTCGGCGCCCTGGTCTGGCTCGCCTTCCTGCTCGTCGCCCAGCGCAGGATCCGCCTCATGGACGCGCCGCGGCCGCCCGTGATGACGTCACGGGCGGCCGCGGCGGTGGTGGGGTGCACGGTGGCGCTGGCCGTCTTCGGCGCGGCCGTCCTGTGGTGA
- a CDS encoding MFS transporter, producing the protein MSQATTAPAEAGHRNETVIVFALSLAAMVVSMMQTLPVPILGLIRNDLGTSTANVSWVTTATLLSAAVFTPLLGRFGDQHGKKPTLVAVLGVMVVGSVIAALATSLPLLILGRVLQGAATAIFPLALSVLREEVRPQKLPGAMALVSGTLAFGSGLALVATGLLTSGPDADYRNAFWMATGFAVLALVAVVTMVPATRHKTGGRTDILGALTLGIALLLLLLPISQGHEWGWASGRTLGSFAGAVVMGAVWVLTELKVREPLVDMRMFVHRPVLMANLAGILVGFGMFANFLGVSYLVQMPKALTGYGFDASILRASVEFLLPGAIVSLLASPIGGRLVRHRGPRVVLGLAAVLGAAGFGWLALDHSHTASVIGAGLIVGAAVSFGYAAMPAVIMESVPHHQSGIANGINSISRSTGSAIGSAVVTTILASKTIGHLPAGAPPLPAESGFSLTFGIAAVSFALVGLVSWLGLRTHHGPRTVEVTASAAGTVPSPLKAAEQPDATDKAGVV; encoded by the coding sequence ATGAGCCAAGCCACCACCGCACCCGCCGAAGCGGGGCACCGGAACGAGACGGTCATCGTCTTCGCCCTGAGCCTCGCCGCCATGGTCGTGTCGATGATGCAGACCCTGCCCGTCCCGATCCTGGGCCTGATCCGCAACGACCTCGGCACCTCGACCGCCAACGTCAGCTGGGTGACCACCGCGACCCTGCTGTCCGCCGCGGTCTTCACCCCGCTGCTGGGCCGCTTCGGCGACCAGCACGGCAAGAAGCCGACCCTGGTGGCCGTACTGGGCGTCATGGTCGTGGGTTCCGTCATCGCCGCCCTGGCGACCTCCCTGCCGCTGCTCATCCTCGGCCGGGTGCTCCAGGGCGCCGCCACCGCGATCTTCCCGCTGGCGCTGTCGGTCCTGCGCGAAGAGGTCCGCCCGCAGAAGCTGCCCGGTGCGATGGCGCTGGTCAGCGGCACCCTCGCCTTCGGCAGTGGCCTCGCACTGGTCGCCACCGGCCTGCTCACCTCGGGCCCCGACGCCGACTACCGCAACGCGTTCTGGATGGCGACCGGCTTCGCCGTCCTCGCCCTGGTCGCGGTCGTCACCATGGTCCCCGCGACCCGGCACAAGACCGGCGGCCGCACCGACATCCTCGGCGCGCTCACCCTCGGCATCGCCCTCCTGCTGCTCCTGCTGCCCATCTCGCAGGGCCACGAATGGGGCTGGGCCTCCGGCCGCACGCTGGGCAGCTTCGCCGGCGCCGTCGTCATGGGCGCCGTCTGGGTGCTGACCGAGCTCAAGGTCCGCGAGCCGCTGGTCGACATGCGGATGTTCGTCCACCGCCCGGTGCTGATGGCCAACCTCGCCGGGATCCTCGTCGGCTTCGGCATGTTCGCGAACTTCCTGGGCGTCTCCTACCTCGTCCAGATGCCCAAGGCGCTCACCGGCTACGGCTTCGACGCGTCCATCCTCCGGGCCTCCGTCGAGTTCCTGCTCCCCGGCGCGATCGTCTCGCTGCTCGCCTCGCCCATCGGCGGCCGTCTCGTCCGGCACCGCGGCCCGCGGGTCGTGCTCGGCCTGGCCGCCGTGCTCGGCGCCGCCGGCTTCGGCTGGCTGGCCCTCGACCACAGCCACACCGCCTCGGTGATCGGCGCCGGCCTCATCGTCGGTGCGGCCGTCAGCTTCGGCTACGCGGCCATGCCCGCCGTCATCATGGAGAGCGTCCCGCACCACCAGAGCGGCATCGCCAACGGCATCAACTCGATCTCCCGCTCCACCGGCAGCGCGATCGGCAGCGCCGTGGTCACCACGATCCTGGCGTCGAAGACCATCGGGCACCTGCCCGCCGGAGCACCGCCGCTGCCCGCCGAATCCGGCTTCAGCCTCACCTTCGGTATCGCGGCCGTCTCCTTCGCGCTGGTCGGGCTGGTCAGCTGGCTCGGCTTGCGGACCCACCACGGACCCCGGACCGTCGAGGTGACGGCTTCCGCCGCCGGTACCGTCCCGTCCCCCCTCAAGGCGGCCGAGCAGCCCGACGCGACCGACAAGGCCGGCGTCGTCTGA
- a CDS encoding NUDIX domain-containing protein, with protein MERLDPETGAPARPRSADELLDIVDENDEVVGQERRAEAYARGLRHRCAFVLVKDGEGRTFVHRRTAVKLVFPSLYDMFVGGVVGAGETYDEAALREAEEELGVSGLARPVPLFKFLYERDGHSWWSQVYEVRCELPVSPQVEEVAWHTFLTDGELERRLSEWEWVPDGLDAFHRLREWRGRPPVA; from the coding sequence GTGGAACGCCTCGACCCGGAGACCGGCGCACCCGCGCGACCGCGCTCCGCGGACGAGCTGCTGGACATCGTCGACGAGAACGACGAGGTCGTCGGCCAGGAGCGGCGGGCCGAGGCGTACGCCCGCGGGCTGCGGCACCGCTGCGCGTTCGTGCTGGTGAAGGACGGCGAGGGCCGGACGTTCGTGCACCGCCGCACCGCGGTGAAGCTGGTCTTCCCCTCGCTGTACGACATGTTCGTGGGCGGGGTCGTCGGAGCGGGCGAGACCTACGACGAGGCGGCGCTGCGGGAGGCCGAGGAGGAGCTGGGGGTGTCGGGACTCGCGCGGCCCGTACCGCTGTTCAAGTTCCTCTACGAGCGGGACGGGCACTCCTGGTGGTCCCAGGTGTACGAGGTGCGGTGCGAACTCCCGGTCTCCCCGCAGGTCGAGGAGGTCGCCTGGCACACCTTCCTGACCGACGGTGAACTGGAACGGCGGCTGTCCGAATGGGAGTGGGTCCCGGACGGCCTCGACGCGTTCCACAGGCTGCGCGAGTGGCGTGGGCGGCCTCCTGTGGCGTAG
- a CDS encoding MBL fold metallo-hydrolase, producing the protein MGTTAIVDTTGTEPYLMELAPDVHAFCQPDGGWCLSNAGFVSDGASTLLVDTAATERRARLLRDAIATAGAPHPQYVVNTHHHGDHTYGNGLFAAGGSAVVGHTACRRELLAAGRQLHGVWPDVDYGDIEITAPTITYSESMRLHTADSEVRLFHPGVAHTPGDTIVWLPRQRIVFTGDLVFNGGTPFILMGSLTGSLRALDLLRSLDAEIVVPGHGPVTDPGVYDTMERYLRNLGCLAETGRAAGHTPLQTARAADLGAFAQLRESERLVANLHRVYAELDGIAPGAPLDVAAAFADMAEMNGGVPVACHA; encoded by the coding sequence ATGGGCACGACGGCGATTGTCGACACGACCGGCACGGAGCCGTATCTCATGGAACTGGCTCCGGACGTCCATGCGTTCTGCCAGCCCGACGGCGGCTGGTGCCTGAGCAACGCGGGCTTCGTCAGTGACGGCGCGAGCACCCTGCTCGTGGACACCGCCGCCACCGAACGCCGCGCCCGGCTGCTGCGGGACGCCATCGCCACGGCGGGCGCGCCGCACCCGCAGTACGTCGTCAACACCCACCACCACGGCGACCACACCTACGGCAACGGCCTGTTCGCGGCGGGCGGCTCGGCCGTCGTCGGGCACACCGCGTGCCGCCGGGAACTGCTCGCCGCCGGCCGCCAGCTGCACGGTGTCTGGCCCGACGTCGACTACGGCGACATCGAGATCACCGCGCCCACTATCACGTACTCCGAATCGATGCGGCTGCACACGGCCGACTCGGAGGTGCGGCTGTTCCACCCGGGGGTGGCGCACACGCCGGGCGACACCATCGTGTGGCTGCCGCGCCAGCGCATCGTCTTCACCGGTGACCTGGTCTTCAACGGCGGCACGCCGTTCATCCTGATGGGGTCGCTGACCGGGTCGCTGCGCGCGCTGGACCTGCTGCGGTCGCTGGACGCCGAGATCGTCGTCCCCGGGCACGGCCCGGTCACCGACCCCGGCGTCTACGACACCATGGAGCGGTACCTGCGCAACCTCGGCTGTCTCGCGGAGACCGGCCGCGCCGCCGGCCACACCCCGCTGCAGACCGCCCGCGCCGCCGACCTCGGCGCCTTCGCCCAACTCCGCGAGTCCGAGCGGCTGGTCGCCAACCTGCACCGGGTCTACGCCGAACTCGACGGCATCGCGCCGGGCGCCCCGCTGGACGTGGCGGCGGCGTTCGCCGACATGGCGGAGATGAACGGCGGCGTGCCGGTGGCCTGCCACGCGTAA
- a CDS encoding DUF3533 domain-containing protein, with product MSSAGTTPPPPDATPSTTQDSGSTAQDSGSATPDSGASRGVPALPDGSGGFAAELRDAISFRAFLLVVGGLLIQLAFIVSYLGAFHSPTPHRIPAAVVAPAQVAGKVAAQLNGLPGEPVKAVVVADEAEARRQIMNRTVDAAILINPAGKTDALLVASAGGPSVSQTAAQIAQSVEKTQHRQVTVTDIKAPNKEDGRGLSSFYLVIGWVVGGYLTASILGVAGGARPVNRHRTAIRLGTLALFAVVSGLGGAIIVDPVFSALTGHFVALWAIGALVVFAAAAVTTALQTLCGIIGIGLSILLFVVMGNPSAGGVYPASLLPRFWSAIGQSLPPGAGTTAVRNTVYFGGSATSGPLWVLAAYAVAGVVVAMATVVVRDRRAGAGAGAGTGPGAGSVAGQEPS from the coding sequence ATGAGCTCTGCTGGGACGACCCCTCCGCCGCCGGACGCAACACCTTCCACCACCCAGGATTCCGGTTCCACCGCCCAGGATTCCGGTTCTGCCACCCCGGATTCCGGCGCCTCACGGGGTGTTCCGGCGCTGCCGGACGGATCGGGCGGGTTCGCGGCCGAGCTGCGGGACGCGATCAGTTTCCGGGCTTTCCTGCTGGTCGTCGGAGGTCTGCTGATCCAGCTGGCCTTCATCGTCTCGTACCTGGGCGCGTTCCACTCCCCCACCCCGCACCGGATTCCGGCCGCCGTCGTGGCGCCCGCGCAGGTGGCGGGCAAGGTGGCCGCACAGCTCAACGGGCTGCCGGGCGAGCCGGTGAAGGCGGTCGTGGTGGCCGACGAGGCCGAGGCGCGACGGCAGATCATGAACCGTACGGTGGACGCCGCGATCCTCATCAACCCGGCGGGCAAGACCGATGCACTGCTGGTGGCCTCCGCGGGCGGCCCCTCGGTGTCGCAGACCGCCGCGCAGATCGCGCAGAGCGTCGAGAAGACCCAGCACCGGCAGGTGACGGTCACCGACATCAAGGCCCCCAACAAGGAGGACGGCCGCGGCCTGAGCTCGTTCTACCTGGTCATCGGCTGGGTGGTGGGCGGCTATCTGACCGCGTCGATCCTGGGTGTGGCGGGCGGCGCCCGGCCGGTCAACCGGCACCGTACGGCGATCCGGCTCGGCACTCTCGCGCTCTTCGCGGTGGTCTCAGGACTCGGCGGGGCGATCATCGTGGATCCGGTGTTCTCGGCACTGACCGGCCATTTCGTGGCGCTGTGGGCGATCGGCGCGCTGGTGGTCTTCGCGGCCGCCGCCGTCACCACGGCTCTGCAGACGCTCTGCGGGATCATCGGCATCGGGCTGTCGATCCTGCTCTTCGTCGTGATGGGCAACCCGAGCGCGGGCGGCGTCTATCCGGCGTCGCTGCTGCCGCGGTTCTGGAGCGCGATCGGGCAGTCCCTGCCGCCGGGCGCGGGCACCACGGCGGTCCGCAACACCGTGTACTTCGGCGGCAGCGCGACCTCCGGCCCGCTGTGGGTGCTGGCGGCTTACGCCGTCGCCGGTGTCGTCGTCGCGATGGCCACCGTCGTGGTGCGCGACCGCCGGGCGGGTGCCGGGGCGGGCGCCGGAACGGGTCCCGGGGCGGGTTCCGTCGCGGGCCAGGAGCCGTCCTAG